The following is a genomic window from Rutidosis leptorrhynchoides isolate AG116_Rl617_1_P2 chromosome 8, CSIRO_AGI_Rlap_v1, whole genome shotgun sequence.
tgtttcgatctatattcttgattgaaaacttactttactttttacgtacgatgatgatgatacttaagacttaatttatttacttataaaccttttgggacgatttactgacttagtaacctttgacttaggttggcgacctttcagaccgacttgcTCGCTTAGTTATTCATACCGATTTTACTGcactatcactgtgagttatagctccctttttacttcaactatttttgggactgagaatacatgcactttttatattttacttactaggcacgggtacttaaactttatatatgtgtgggttatataacggcataaactttccccttagctcggtaacgtttagtcattggtttttgaaccggtgaacgcgaatcttagatatggatccatagggtttgacatccccgctcgggctagtcgcgctagcatttaacgggtgattaatacttcgtaaacatacgcactcgccaagtgtacttttagggggtgatatttacgttaagttagttaccaagtgcccacggttaagcatatacttttcatactgttttgaatacgaaatctcgtggcctacattacattactgttacaatcaaactatagctcaccaacattcgtgttgactttttaagcatgttatttctcaggtgcttagactctcggtgttagacttccgctgtattagactctcggtgttagacttccgctgctatgcttagagatgtctcaattaagAAACTTTTACTATGCATTtataacttatgttacatttgaacaatggctttgtaatgaccttcgtgtcacgtacttgtgttaacgctttctattcgtagaagcatgatatcttttgtaaaacgctatcttttatgaatgcaaacttgttttaaaacaacatatatTGTTGTAACCTTgtgatggacctgttgttgatgatccgtacacgttaattttgtactcgGCATCACACATAGGATACCTACCTTCTGTGGACATGGAGCTCGTGACTTCAGTCGAACAACATAACGAGTCTAAAGTTAAAGCTACAAACccaaaatatatatttgtatatatattttatatatacaacaCATCAATGATATCTTTCTGACTTACAGAACATCCGTATACCCCCAAGTCGAAGTACTTGTACTTAAAGGCTTGAACAAGAATCAATAAACTTTTTACATTCTTACATAAAAACTTGACAATTCTGGTTCAGACTGTAACCTGAAAGTAGGACACAGGGAGTTGAATTTAGGCGTagtgtatgacccatcaaataagCTCTCAAAGATCAACTTATATGCCGATTCCGTTAAGTGCAATCCATCCCAATTAACATACGTATCGGGTTGATCACAATAAGTCGAATCAGGGTCAGCACATTCTACCGACGGGTTGTAGTTGAAAGGCCCTCCACCACCACAACATGCTTTTAGAGCACCATTTGTGAATCCTACCACATTTCAAAATCTTATGAGCCTTCAACATAAATGTAAGTAAAATATTCATTCCAACTATGCACATATCGTTACCAGTTATCCGAATTCTAAAGTTCAAAATGGACTTACTGTTCATTTTGGACAGTTTAGtctttttacattttttttttttaatttattaagGAACATTAGACTAGGCAGTATTAAAAAAAAATCCATTAAAAAATATATCATTTGTGATTGTACGTAAGATGTAAGATGTATTTTAAGCATAGGCAAATTGGAGTTAAAATGTAAGATAACATTATAATTGTgtaacatattgaaataaatattcTATACTCCAATACTTTTAAACGCTTTTGCTCCACCTCCAAATAATAGGTTTAAGCTCTGTCCCTGATTTTAGGTCTAGAGTTGTAGTGCCATTGCTAAAACAATGACAGCATCAATAGTGGTATAATAAGTGATGTACCATATTTATTTGGAGACCGGAAAAATTGCATAGCAGCATTGTAGTAGTCGGCATATATGACATTAACTTCAGGATGAACTTCTCGGATATGATTTAATTCTTTTTGAAGAAGTTCGTTATGGTACTCAGCAAATTTGTTTAACCGCGTAATGCAGCCAGTTGTATTATCATATTCAACAATGTTAGTTCCATAGAAGATCGTTAGATAAGCGGCAGAGCATCCGATTGGTAGGTTTCCTGGTACCACAAGGGTCTTGGCACCTAGTTCAACAAGTTCCTGTAATTTTGGAAATAACATtgaatttttttttgaaaggcaagcccccCAAAGTGTAGCAAGTGAGGATTGAACTTGGGTCCCTTTGGAACTTTCCAAGCATCCTACCACCAAGCCAACCCCTTGGGGTTAGAAATAACATTGaattaaatagttttataaaaattatttgagtttgtatgaatatatgtatatatacttggtTACTTACATTGACAGTTGAGATGATGGCCTTAATAACAGAGGGAATATATGCTTCAACATCATCTATTGATTTTCCAGCAGTAAATGCATGGTTATAATCGTTTCCTCCGATTTCACCCATGAGAATTAAAGAGTTTCCGATTAAGTTTTTGCAATCTGCAATATATTGTTATGTCATTAATCGTTTATAAACACTTTGGTCAAAATATATATTAACCAAGATATTATAGTATATTAGAAATTTGTTTTCACTTTTGAATATACAAAATTTATAGTATAATGTTACCAAATGGCTCTTGGCGTAGTAATACAAGAGAAACCTTAATCAAAGAGGTTCAATGTTCAAGTTTCATTAAATTTTAATATTCGTAGTGATTGTGGTTGTGTATAATATGCAAAATTCATTTATATCCAACATCTATTAaaccaaataaaaaaaaaagtaactagtgaaataacccgtgaaatcacggttttgtttaaacgaaacagttagttgtatattttaggtattaagtgaatttaaacgctaaagtcatttaatttaatgacCCGGCGGA
Proteins encoded in this region:
- the LOC139862074 gene encoding GDSL esterase/lipase At1g28580-like translates to MANFLTFILIVTILLNINIINVNGCYTSIISFGDSLADTGNLKLLSTKSNGPTPHFLFPPYGETFFHKPTGRCSNGRLVIDFLAESLGLPLIPPSQGSNIVTGLGQGVNYAVAGATALDSSFHEARGVVNTMTNASLGVQLGWFKQSLPSICSSVSDCKNLIGNSLILMGEIGGNDYNHAFTAGKSIDDVEAYIPSVIKAIISTVNELVELGAKTLVVPGNLPIGCSAAYLTIFYGTNIVEYDNTTGCITRLNKFAEYHNELLQKELNHIREVHPEVNVIYADYYNAAMQFFRSPNKYGFTNGALKACCGGGGPFNYNPSVECADPDSTYCDQPDTYVNWDGLHLTESAYKLIFESLFDGSYTTPKFNSLCPTFRLQSEPELSSFYVRM